The following proteins come from a genomic window of Spongiibacter tropicus DSM 19543:
- a CDS encoding AraC family transcriptional regulator — protein sequence MNPPSVSRAEQRIQRVCDHIQQHLDTELSLEQLSEVAALSKYHFHRQFTAITGQSLSKFVQLARLRRAAYDVAFKPQRRFTDIAFDAGFDSLEAFSRAFKREFGQSPSQFQAQPEWDAWRRRLPYASPHGVLTMQVTIIDFPDTPVALAEHRGSPERVMETAERFIAWRKASGLSPVATSRTFGIPYSDPNTTPPEQFRWDVGGSLDGDVPDNPFGVKAGRIPGGRCAVVRHYGSHRTLDDSIYALYRDWLPQSGEELRDYPCFFHYVNLVTDVKESELITDIHLPIR from the coding sequence GTGAACCCGCCATCTGTCAGCCGCGCCGAGCAACGCATCCAGAGAGTCTGTGATCATATCCAGCAGCATCTGGATACCGAGCTGTCGCTGGAGCAGTTGAGCGAGGTTGCGGCGCTGTCCAAATACCACTTCCACCGGCAGTTTACGGCGATCACCGGGCAAAGCCTGAGCAAGTTTGTGCAGCTCGCCCGGCTGCGGCGTGCTGCCTACGACGTGGCCTTCAAGCCCCAGCGACGTTTTACCGACATCGCTTTCGATGCGGGTTTCGACAGCCTGGAAGCATTCTCCCGTGCCTTTAAACGCGAGTTCGGCCAATCGCCGTCACAGTTTCAGGCCCAGCCCGAATGGGATGCCTGGCGGCGCCGACTCCCCTACGCCAGCCCACACGGAGTACTCACCATGCAGGTCACGATTATTGATTTTCCCGACACCCCGGTCGCCCTTGCCGAACACCGGGGATCACCCGAGCGCGTAATGGAAACCGCCGAGCGCTTTATTGCGTGGCGCAAGGCAAGTGGACTCTCTCCCGTCGCCACCAGCCGCACCTTCGGCATTCCCTACAGCGATCCCAACACCACACCACCGGAGCAGTTTCGCTGGGACGTGGGTGGCAGCCTCGACGGCGACGTGCCCGACAACCCCTTTGGCGTGAAAGCAGGTCGTATTCCGGGCGGACGCTGCGCGGTGGTCCGCCATTACGGCAGCCACCGCACACTCGACGACAGCATCTACGCCCTCTACCGGGACTGGTTGCCACAAAGCGGCGAGGAACTGCGGGACTACCCCTGCTTCTTCCACTATGTGAATCTGGTAACCGACGTGAAAGAAAGCGAACTGATTACCGACATCCATTTGCCGATTCGGTGA
- a CDS encoding response regulator transcription factor, with protein sequence MANILLVEDEAKLASFLLRGLAAEGYDCDWIDSSARFFTEIGKQPYQLILLDRLVQDIDTLDYLPLIKKQQPDALILMLTALQDIDQKVTGLQAGADDYLGKPFDFDELLARIMALLRRGGSNTSHSPELRHGRLLLNTESHRVWLDAQEIEFTHLEYQLLKCFLSNANTVLSRERILNKVWGSLADPLTNIVDVYIRRVRKKLSDTGEAQQLDCHNESFIETVRGVGYRLGKGC encoded by the coding sequence GTGGCTAATATCTTGTTGGTCGAAGACGAAGCCAAACTGGCCAGTTTCCTGCTGCGCGGACTGGCTGCCGAGGGCTACGACTGCGACTGGATCGATAGCTCGGCGCGGTTTTTTACCGAGATAGGCAAACAGCCTTACCAGCTTATTTTGCTGGATCGACTGGTACAGGACATCGACACCCTCGACTACTTGCCGTTGATTAAAAAACAGCAGCCCGACGCGCTCATTCTAATGCTGACCGCGCTACAGGATATCGACCAGAAAGTGACAGGGTTGCAGGCAGGTGCCGATGACTACCTCGGCAAACCCTTTGATTTCGATGAGTTACTCGCTCGTATTATGGCCTTGCTCCGACGCGGCGGCAGCAACACCAGCCATTCCCCTGAGCTGCGGCACGGCAGACTGCTGCTCAACACCGAAAGTCACCGGGTGTGGCTGGATGCACAGGAAATTGAATTTACCCATTTGGAATACCAACTGCTGAAATGCTTTCTCTCCAACGCCAATACGGTACTTTCTCGGGAACGCATATTGAATAAAGTCTGGGGCAGCCTGGCTGACCCGCTCACCAATATTGTCGATGTGTATATTCGCCGTGTGCGAAAAAAACTCTCCGACACAGGTGAGGCTCAACAGCTCGACTGTCACAACGAAAGTTTTATCGAAACCGTCAGGGGGGTAGGATATCGACTGGGCAAAGGTTGCTAG
- a CDS encoding sensor histidine kinase, which translates to MYKRKVIAFAGLISVIVMLTSALVVATTQITRTNLTQNNIAQALLNEHILVSGTSYRLFKQLTDELIFGKDANQAEVRNKSAIIQQSIAKIIELEERQRQALGEEATQGSVEDTGALAALLDEIISEFRLVIAEQNRSQLQQREKIQRLLEVTIDNRFREAINTAVNRQSKVVASLNARIETLSQSILWYAILLAIFTVPLVFLGAHWLLSVLYQPLDSIRDGAEAIAQGNLNHRISRGFDAEFDAIAAAFNSMADELAVQRDKAQHSTRELEYQVSQRTAELTHANRMLQNNDKARREFLADISHELRTPLSIIRGEAQVTLRQTSISEEDYQSTLQTVLEQVLNLTRLVDDLLMIARAESGALRIVPRTLDIREVIESTLEKIQSLNSADTLSLSSEIAQSLPLISCDPDRIAQVLMILLDNAVNYGGETLQVNVRAERQGDAVLIRLSDNGRGIDADALPFIFDRYFRAADARSGQGSGLGLAIAKAIIDAHHGSINASSSPGEGTCFTIVLPITGEHRG; encoded by the coding sequence ATGTATAAACGTAAAGTCATCGCTTTCGCCGGACTCATCTCCGTCATCGTTATGCTGACATCGGCGCTGGTGGTGGCAACCACGCAGATCACCCGCACCAATCTCACCCAAAACAATATCGCCCAGGCACTGTTGAACGAGCATATTCTGGTATCGGGCACCTCCTACCGGCTGTTTAAACAGCTCACCGACGAATTGATCTTTGGCAAAGATGCCAACCAGGCCGAGGTGCGCAATAAAAGCGCGATTATCCAGCAGAGCATTGCCAAGATCATCGAGTTGGAGGAGCGGCAACGGCAGGCGCTGGGCGAGGAAGCGACCCAGGGCAGCGTGGAGGATACCGGCGCCCTCGCCGCCCTGCTCGATGAAATCATCAGCGAATTCCGACTGGTGATTGCCGAGCAGAACCGCAGCCAGCTACAGCAGCGGGAAAAGATCCAGCGGCTGCTGGAAGTCACTATCGACAACCGCTTTCGCGAGGCCATCAACACAGCGGTAAACCGCCAGAGCAAGGTCGTCGCCTCGCTGAATGCGCGCATCGAAACCCTCAGCCAGTCCATTCTCTGGTATGCCATTTTGCTGGCGATTTTTACTGTGCCGCTGGTGTTTCTTGGCGCGCACTGGCTGCTCAGCGTGTTGTACCAGCCGCTGGACTCGATCCGCGATGGTGCGGAAGCCATCGCCCAAGGCAATTTAAACCACCGTATTTCCCGAGGTTTTGATGCCGAATTCGACGCCATTGCCGCCGCTTTTAACAGCATGGCGGATGAACTTGCCGTTCAGCGCGACAAGGCCCAGCACTCCACACGTGAATTGGAGTATCAAGTCAGTCAACGGACCGCTGAGCTGACCCACGCCAATCGGATGCTGCAAAACAACGACAAGGCACGCCGGGAGTTTTTGGCCGACATCAGCCACGAGCTGCGCACGCCGCTGTCGATTATTCGCGGCGAGGCCCAGGTCACTCTACGCCAGACATCGATTTCTGAAGAGGACTACCAAAGCACCCTGCAAACCGTGCTTGAGCAGGTGCTCAATCTCACGCGGCTGGTCGACGATCTGCTGATGATCGCCCGCGCCGAATCCGGCGCCCTGCGGATTGTGCCGCGAACACTGGATATTCGCGAAGTCATCGAATCGACCTTGGAAAAAATCCAGTCCTTGAACAGCGCCGACACGCTGAGTCTGAGCAGTGAGATCGCCCAGAGCCTGCCACTGATCAGCTGCGACCCGGATCGGATTGCCCAGGTGCTGATGATTCTCCTCGACAATGCCGTTAATTATGGCGGCGAAACCCTGCAGGTGAATGTGCGCGCGGAACGACAGGGCGATGCGGTATTGATACGCCTCAGCGATAACGGTAGAGGCATTGACGCCGATGCCCTGCCGTTTATTTTCGACCGCTACTTCCGTGCGGCAGATGCCCGTTCAGGACAGGGCTCAGGTCTGGGACTCGCTATCGCCAAGGCGATAATCGACGCCCATCATGGTTCAATTAACGCCAGTTCATCGCCCGGTGAAGGCACCTGTTTTACCATCGTACTGCCGATCACAGGAGAGCACCGTGGCTAA
- a CDS encoding thermostable hemolysin, which produces MNTALNHAQLSAPRQPVVSPLPSDTQLRFVPDHSATRSGYEAFIAAVFQRRYGAVLSHFLPSFLAVERAGQLRAALGVARADEQGSLFLEQYLVAPAEVLLGKAVGRPVARDSLIEVGNLASCGGGASQLLFLMLTAYINRIGAEWAIFTATPEVRKLLSRLGLLQYVLGEARGERLGDALADWGSYYDSRPQVVAVNALDAQCRLLREPRFSAAMLSCATTDWEVAQ; this is translated from the coding sequence ATGAACACTGCCCTGAACCACGCTCAGTTGTCAGCGCCGCGCCAGCCGGTGGTTTCACCCTTGCCGAGCGACACGCAACTGCGGTTTGTCCCCGACCACAGTGCGACCCGCTCCGGCTACGAAGCCTTTATTGCTGCTGTTTTCCAGCGCCGCTACGGCGCTGTGCTCAGCCACTTTCTGCCGTCTTTCCTGGCAGTAGAGCGAGCGGGACAGTTGCGCGCGGCGTTGGGCGTGGCCCGAGCCGATGAGCAGGGCTCGCTGTTTCTTGAACAGTATTTAGTGGCGCCTGCGGAAGTGCTGCTGGGCAAGGCCGTGGGGCGTCCGGTTGCCCGTGACAGTCTGATTGAAGTGGGCAATCTGGCCTCTTGCGGTGGCGGCGCCAGCCAACTGCTGTTTCTGATGCTCACGGCGTATATCAATCGCATCGGAGCCGAGTGGGCCATTTTTACCGCCACACCCGAAGTGCGCAAGCTGCTCAGCCGCCTCGGCTTGCTGCAGTATGTGCTTGGCGAGGCGCGGGGCGAACGCCTCGGCGATGCGCTTGCCGACTGGGGCAGCTATTACGACAGTCGCCCACAGGTGGTGGCGGTCAACGCGCTGGATGCGCAGTGCCGTCTGCTGCGCGAGCCGCGCTTTTCGGCGGCCATGTTGAGCTGCGCCACCACCGATTGGGAGGTGGCGCAATGA
- a CDS encoding AMP-binding protein, which produces MNALWQALRDIATTEPERVALSGDGEQLSYGQLLSASQALASTLRRRGIKRLALMADNGPDWLICDLAALWAEVALIPLPAYFSDQQLRHALRDSGAELLFFDATAAPRIMSLNTCADTLHCGSLQAVTIVQEAGRESPPSTALPGGCAKITYTSGSTGQAKGVCLSAAAQLRTAQAINAALAELPLRRHLAILPLATLLENVAGVYAALLRGGEVVLPSLATLGWAGSGGMDVARLMRCFQRRRPDTAVLLPQLLKALCELPDSPPDSLRFVAVGGSRTAPALLLNGREKGWPVYEGYGLSECGSVLTVNVPGADKPGSAGRPLHHCQLSLEGSEVMAEGNAFLGYLGDKANTRYRVATGDLGHFDEEGFLWLSGRRKNLLINSYGRNISPEWPESELLRHSAIVQCVVVGDARPYCAALLTVLPGSDDAEVSAHIARCNAELPDYARIRQWRRLPTPLSAADGLLTANGRPRREAIARHYAALIEDCYADARTDTVAGNIDRDNEDLMYGIL; this is translated from the coding sequence ATGAACGCGCTGTGGCAGGCCCTTCGCGATATCGCGACGACCGAGCCGGAGCGCGTGGCGCTGAGCGGCGATGGCGAACAACTCAGCTATGGGCAATTGCTGTCGGCCAGTCAGGCACTGGCCAGCACACTGCGACGTCGCGGTATTAAACGTCTCGCGCTGATGGCTGATAACGGCCCGGACTGGCTGATTTGCGATCTGGCCGCACTCTGGGCAGAGGTCGCCCTGATTCCTCTGCCCGCCTATTTCTCCGACCAGCAACTCCGTCACGCCTTGCGAGATAGCGGGGCGGAGTTGCTGTTTTTTGATGCTACGGCGGCGCCGCGCATCATGTCGCTGAATACCTGTGCCGATACGCTGCACTGTGGCAGCTTGCAGGCGGTGACCATCGTTCAGGAGGCTGGCCGCGAGTCACCTCCCTCCACCGCGCTGCCGGGGGGCTGCGCCAAAATTACCTATACCTCTGGATCGACCGGGCAGGCCAAGGGCGTATGTCTGTCGGCGGCTGCGCAACTGCGCACCGCGCAGGCGATCAATGCTGCGCTGGCGGAACTGCCGCTGCGGCGCCATCTGGCGATATTGCCGCTGGCCACCTTACTGGAAAATGTCGCAGGGGTTTATGCGGCGCTGTTGCGTGGCGGCGAGGTGGTACTGCCCAGCCTGGCCACACTGGGCTGGGCGGGCAGTGGTGGTATGGACGTTGCGCGGCTGATGCGGTGTTTCCAGCGTCGTCGCCCCGACACCGCGGTGCTGCTGCCGCAATTGTTGAAGGCGCTCTGCGAACTGCCCGACAGCCCGCCGGATAGTCTGCGCTTTGTGGCTGTCGGTGGCTCGCGCACCGCGCCGGCGCTGCTGCTCAACGGTCGCGAAAAAGGCTGGCCGGTATACGAGGGCTACGGCCTGTCGGAGTGTGGCTCGGTACTCACAGTGAACGTGCCCGGCGCCGATAAACCCGGTTCGGCGGGCCGGCCGTTACACCACTGCCAGCTGTCGCTTGAAGGTAGTGAAGTGATGGCCGAGGGCAATGCCTTTCTCGGCTATCTGGGCGATAAAGCCAATACCCGGTACCGGGTGGCGACCGGTGATCTGGGTCACTTCGATGAAGAGGGCTTTCTGTGGCTCAGTGGCCGCCGCAAAAACCTGCTGATAAACAGCTATGGCCGCAACATCTCCCCCGAATGGCCCGAAAGCGAGCTGCTGCGTCACTCTGCCATCGTGCAATGTGTGGTGGTGGGCGATGCGCGCCCTTACTGCGCGGCGTTGCTGACGGTTTTGCCGGGCAGCGATGACGCCGAGGTCAGCGCCCATATTGCGCGTTGCAATGCCGAGCTGCCCGACTACGCGCGCATCCGCCAGTGGCGGCGACTGCCGACACCGCTCAGTGCGGCCGACGGCCTGCTGACCGCCAACGGCCGTCCGCGCCGCGAGGCGATTGCCCGCCATTACGCCGCCCTGATTGAAGACTGCTATGCCGACGCTCGTACCGATACGGTCGCCGGAAATATTGACCGCGATAACGAGGACCTGATGTATGGAATTTTATGA
- a CDS encoding TenA family transcriptional regulator: MEFYDRLQAATADERAGLYSIDFIRRGVEEGLSREDYLAFLGQAYHHVKHTVPLLMACGSRLSDDEEWLRVAVAEYIEEETGHQEWILNDIAAAGGDKEAVRHSRPARSTELMVAYAYDTIHRVNPLGFFGMVQVLEGTSIAVADKAAEAIQQRLGLPNKAFSYLKSHGALDIEHVDFFKGLMNRIERPDDQQQIIHSARCFYQLYGDIFRELGRRAAVTQAA; this comes from the coding sequence ATGGAATTTTATGATCGTCTGCAAGCGGCCACGGCTGACGAGCGCGCTGGCCTTTACAGTATCGACTTCATCCGCCGCGGTGTGGAAGAGGGGCTGAGCCGTGAGGACTACCTCGCCTTTCTCGGCCAGGCCTATCACCACGTCAAACATACCGTGCCGCTGCTGATGGCCTGCGGCAGCCGCCTGAGCGACGACGAAGAATGGCTGCGGGTGGCGGTGGCGGAGTACATCGAGGAAGAGACTGGCCATCAGGAGTGGATTCTGAACGATATCGCCGCCGCCGGGGGCGACAAGGAGGCGGTGCGCCACAGCCGCCCGGCGCGCAGCACAGAATTGATGGTGGCCTACGCCTACGACACCATCCACCGGGTCAATCCGCTGGGCTTTTTCGGCATGGTGCAGGTGCTGGAGGGCACGAGCATCGCGGTGGCTGACAAGGCGGCCGAGGCCATTCAGCAGCGTCTGGGTTTGCCCAACAAGGCTTTCAGCTATCTCAAATCCCACGGCGCGCTGGACATTGAACATGTGGACTTCTTCAAGGGGCTGATGAACCGCATTGAGCGGCCGGACGATCAGCAGCAGATCATCCACAGCGCCCGCTGCTTCTACCAGCTTTACGGCGATATTTTCCGCGAGCTGGGTCGGCGCGCTGCGGTGACTCAGGCCGCGTGA
- a CDS encoding SDR family oxidoreductase, with protein sequence MTTLSIAVTGANGGIGRAICQALAEDGHRLHLIGRQSEALEALRTSLKNTAQHHCWQADLSDVRSIDALADAMLGTGVALDVLINNAGCSQFATLDDSEPDALAMMLKVNTLAPMLLSRRLLPTLLRSEHATLINVGSSFGSIGYPGFSGYCASKFALRGFTEALQRELADREIAIHYLAPRAVATDINSEAVVAMNAELGNAVDKPAVVADALQALLHQRRSQNRYLGWPERLFVRLNALLPTLVAGSLRKQLPRILYYARRGGDS encoded by the coding sequence ATGACGACACTGAGTATTGCGGTCACCGGTGCCAACGGTGGTATTGGTCGCGCGATCTGTCAGGCATTGGCTGAAGACGGCCACCGCCTGCATCTGATTGGCCGACAGTCCGAGGCTCTGGAGGCTCTGCGAACCAGTCTGAAAAATACGGCGCAGCATCATTGCTGGCAGGCAGATCTCAGTGATGTTAGATCGATTGATGCCCTGGCCGATGCCATGCTGGGCACGGGCGTGGCGCTGGACGTGCTGATTAACAACGCCGGTTGCTCACAGTTTGCCACGTTGGATGACAGCGAGCCCGACGCGCTGGCAATGATGTTGAAGGTCAATACCTTGGCGCCGATGCTGCTCAGTCGCCGATTACTTCCCACGCTGCTGCGCAGCGAGCACGCCACGCTGATCAATGTCGGCTCCAGTTTTGGCAGCATCGGCTATCCCGGTTTCAGTGGCTACTGCGCCAGCAAATTTGCCCTGCGAGGCTTTACCGAGGCGTTGCAGCGGGAGCTGGCTGATCGCGAGATCGCCATTCATTATCTTGCCCCCCGCGCGGTGGCGACCGATATCAACAGTGAGGCCGTGGTGGCGATGAATGCCGAGCTGGGGAATGCCGTGGACAAGCCCGCAGTCGTGGCCGACGCGTTGCAGGCACTGTTGCATCAGCGCCGCAGCCAGAACCGCTATCTTGGCTGGCCGGAGCGTTTGTTTGTGCGACTGAATGCCCTGCTGCCAACGCTGGTGGCGGGCAGCCTGCGCAAGCAGTTGCCGCGCATTCTTTACTACGCCCGACGTGGAGGAGATAGCTGA
- a CDS encoding tetratricopeptide repeat protein, producing the protein MNRLTWLFALSLLFSSTVWAANWQSAQQHWAEIQYRLPPDQQSVAMQAVIDELDAELSTQPKQVEALIWRGIAGATLAGYQGGLGALSLLRDARRDLEAAIAIDERALNGAAHTSLGSLYYQVPGWPISFGSNSKAEAELKKGLAIAPQDIDANYFYADYLRDRGDKAQARVYYERALAAPARPGRSLADEGRREQIRQALSAMD; encoded by the coding sequence ATGAACCGACTTACCTGGCTGTTTGCCCTCAGTTTGCTGTTCAGCAGCACGGTGTGGGCAGCGAATTGGCAGAGTGCTCAGCAGCATTGGGCGGAGATCCAGTACCGCCTGCCGCCGGACCAGCAGTCTGTGGCGATGCAGGCGGTGATCGACGAACTCGACGCCGAGTTGTCCACACAGCCAAAGCAGGTAGAAGCGCTGATCTGGCGCGGCATTGCCGGGGCGACGCTGGCCGGTTACCAAGGCGGGCTGGGAGCGCTGTCGTTGCTGCGCGATGCCCGCCGCGATCTCGAGGCGGCGATAGCGATAGATGAGCGCGCGCTCAATGGCGCGGCACATACCAGTCTGGGCTCGCTTTACTATCAGGTGCCGGGCTGGCCGATCAGTTTTGGCAGCAACAGCAAGGCAGAAGCCGAACTGAAAAAGGGGCTGGCGATTGCGCCTCAGGACATCGATGCCAACTATTTCTATGCGGATTACCTGCGCGACCGCGGCGACAAGGCACAGGCGCGGGTCTATTATGAACGAGCGCTGGCGGCCCCCGCGCGTCCTGGCCGGTCGCTGGCCGACGAGGGTCGGCGCGAGCAGATTCGCCAGGCCTTGAGCGCAATGGACTGA
- a CDS encoding response regulator — translation MRVLLVEDDRSLASGIKTALTRAAHAVDHVDNGAEALRFARDTPIDMVVLDLGLPDMDGLSVLRELRAAGSTVPVLILTARDALNDKLAGLDSGADDYLTKPFAVEELLARIRVLGRRGNELQDNQLSLGPVQINLARHEVSLHGEPIKLSRREFALLRALADRPGQVFSREQLEEKLYSWDDDVSSNTIDVYIHNLRKKLGTGLIKNIRGVGYVLEPGA, via the coding sequence TTGCGTGTACTGCTGGTAGAAGATGACCGCTCGCTGGCCAGCGGTATCAAGACGGCCTTAACTCGGGCGGCCCATGCGGTGGACCATGTGGACAATGGCGCCGAGGCATTGCGTTTTGCCCGCGACACGCCTATCGACATGGTGGTACTGGATCTGGGCCTGCCGGATATGGATGGCCTGTCGGTGCTGCGCGAGTTGCGTGCGGCAGGCAGTACGGTGCCGGTACTGATTCTCACCGCCCGCGATGCCCTCAACGACAAACTCGCCGGGCTGGATAGCGGCGCCGACGACTACCTGACCAAGCCCTTTGCGGTAGAGGAATTGCTGGCGCGCATCCGCGTGCTGGGGCGTCGTGGCAATGAGCTTCAGGACAACCAGCTGAGTCTCGGTCCGGTACAGATCAACCTGGCCCGCCACGAAGTCAGCCTGCACGGCGAGCCGATCAAACTGTCGCGGCGGGAGTTTGCGCTGCTGCGGGCGCTGGCCGACCGCCCCGGTCAGGTGTTCAGTCGCGAACAACTGGAAGAGAAGCTCTACAGTTGGGACGACGATGTCAGCAGCAATACCATCGATGTGTATATCCACAATCTGCGCAAAAAGCTGGGCACGGGACTGATTAAAAATATTCGCGGTGTGGGCTATGTGCTGGAGCCGGGAGCGTGA
- a CDS encoding ATP-binding protein, translated as MRSLRRFLLISLLAVLMLSNFVAALHGYRASMAKAEQLLDDKLFDMAGHFLAMPLPDGASPPVDEQLQAFQIIDDQGQLRWRSVQMPATALQLPDGFSEDNVGGYRWRMLQRRGGEPQRTVIVAERLDLRYQLAENVIMESVVPVLLVVPIVGLLVWLIVGRGLSSLTRLATLLRGKRSDDFSPVRVARAPEELQPVLDSINQLLQRLDAAFERERRFSADAAHELRTPISAIQIHLHNLRAELSAPSESLECLSMDVARLAHLVEQLLLLHRSDPEHYPRQWETIDLAALAREVSSACFTDIDARQQQLSLQGEASIQGDRFALGILVENLLRNANKYSPPGAHIDVLIRDTDDGACLCVEDSGPGIPEAQLARVRERFYRVGGDRHQSGQSGCGLGLSIVEHIAQLHGAALRLENRAEGGLRVCVQFAAETNGRREADAPGSH; from the coding sequence GTGAGATCACTGCGACGCTTCCTGCTGATCAGCCTGCTGGCGGTGTTGATGCTCAGCAATTTTGTGGCAGCGCTGCACGGCTATCGGGCGAGCATGGCCAAGGCCGAGCAACTGCTGGACGACAAGCTGTTCGACATGGCCGGGCATTTTCTGGCGATGCCGCTGCCCGATGGCGCGTCGCCACCGGTAGACGAGCAGCTCCAGGCTTTTCAGATTATCGATGACCAGGGGCAACTGCGCTGGCGCTCGGTGCAGATGCCGGCAACCGCGCTGCAATTGCCAGATGGCTTTTCCGAAGACAACGTGGGCGGCTACCGCTGGCGCATGTTGCAGCGGCGCGGCGGCGAGCCGCAGCGCACGGTGATTGTGGCCGAGCGGCTGGACCTGCGCTACCAGCTTGCTGAAAACGTGATTATGGAATCGGTGGTGCCGGTGTTGCTGGTGGTGCCGATCGTCGGTTTGCTGGTGTGGCTGATTGTCGGCCGCGGGCTGAGCAGCCTGACCCGGCTGGCAACGCTGCTGCGCGGCAAGCGCAGCGATGATTTCAGCCCCGTGCGCGTGGCGCGCGCGCCGGAGGAGTTGCAGCCGGTGCTGGATTCCATTAACCAGCTGCTGCAGCGCCTCGACGCCGCCTTCGAGCGGGAGCGGCGTTTTTCGGCCGATGCCGCCCACGAGCTGCGCACGCCGATCAGTGCGATTCAGATTCACCTACACAATTTACGCGCCGAGCTGAGCGCGCCCAGTGAGTCGCTGGAGTGCCTGAGCATGGATGTGGCACGCCTCGCCCATTTGGTTGAGCAACTGCTGTTGTTGCATCGCAGCGACCCCGAACACTATCCCCGCCAGTGGGAGACGATTGATCTGGCCGCATTGGCCCGAGAGGTGAGCAGCGCCTGCTTTACCGATATCGACGCCCGTCAGCAGCAGCTTAGCCTGCAGGGTGAGGCAAGCATTCAGGGCGACCGCTTTGCGCTGGGTATTCTGGTGGAGAACCTGCTGCGCAACGCCAATAAATACAGCCCGCCGGGGGCGCATATCGACGTGTTGATTCGCGACACCGACGACGGCGCCTGCCTGTGCGTGGAAGACTCGGGGCCGGGTATTCCGGAGGCGCAACTGGCGCGGGTACGCGAGCGCTTTTACCGGGTGGGCGGCGACCGCCATCAGTCCGGTCAGTCTGGTTGCGGCCTGGGTTTGTCGATTGTGGAGCATATCGCCCAGTTGCACGGCGCCGCGCTGCGGCTGGAAAACCGCGCGGAAGGCGGCTTGCGGGTGTGCGTGCAGTTTGCCGCAGAGACTAATGGAAGGAGAGAGGCCGATGCGCCGGGCAGTCATTAA
- a CDS encoding cupredoxin domain-containing protein, whose amino-acid sequence MRRAVINGALLLILSSACLADKPVIELVIRDHLFYPSQLKVPANVKFKLRVDNQDPTPEEFESYELNREKVILGKRQAIIFIGPLAPGSYPFFGEFNPKTAQGTMIAE is encoded by the coding sequence ATGCGCCGGGCAGTCATTAACGGGGCGCTGTTGCTGATCTTGTCGTCGGCTTGCCTGGCAGACAAGCCGGTGATCGAGCTGGTGATTCGTGATCATCTGTTTTATCCCTCGCAGCTCAAAGTGCCCGCTAACGTGAAATTCAAGCTGCGAGTCGACAATCAGGACCCCACGCCGGAAGAGTTCGAGAGTTATGAGTTGAACCGGGAGAAAGTCATTCTTGGTAAACGCCAAGCCATTATTTTCATCGGTCCGCTGGCGCCGGGGAGCTATCCCTTTTTTGGCGAGTTCAACCCCAAAACGGCCCAGGGCACGATGATTGCCGAGTAG
- a CDS encoding FTR1 family protein: protein MLLTSVVIVLREVLEAALLISVLAALRQMQGGRGRGLLWGLIAGLMASLLVARSMGAISEMADGVGQELFLAGLHGVVYVTLLVIGALSMRESASGSALMGGLMALVVAVALSREGGEIYLYISAFQQQDELRGSLYSGSLVGLGMGLSVGVLLYYGLCSLPPRWAYRAMRVLLTVVAGAMALQAAGLLIQADWLPDGTVWDSSGWLPEDGVAGQLLYALLGYEATPAPAQLTIYGAGLALMAAVLYWQWRRQERAR, encoded by the coding sequence ATGTTATTAACCAGTGTTGTGATTGTATTGCGTGAAGTGCTGGAGGCCGCGCTGCTGATCAGCGTGCTCGCCGCGCTCAGGCAAATGCAGGGCGGGCGTGGGCGCGGTCTGTTGTGGGGGTTGATCGCCGGGCTGATGGCGTCGCTGCTTGTTGCGCGCAGCATGGGCGCTATCTCGGAGATGGCCGATGGCGTTGGGCAGGAGTTGTTTCTGGCCGGTTTGCATGGCGTGGTGTATGTCACTCTGCTAGTGATCGGCGCGCTAAGTATGCGTGAATCGGCGTCCGGTTCAGCGCTGATGGGGGGCTTGATGGCGCTGGTCGTGGCGGTGGCCCTTAGCCGCGAGGGCGGGGAAATCTACCTGTATATCTCCGCCTTCCAGCAGCAGGATGAGCTGCGTGGCAGCTTGTATAGTGGCTCGCTGGTCGGCCTGGGTATGGGGCTCAGTGTCGGGGTGCTGTTGTATTACGGCTTGTGTTCGCTGCCGCCGCGATGGGCTTATCGCGCCATGCGGGTCTTGCTGACGGTGGTGGCCGGGGCGATGGCCCTGCAGGCCGCGGGCTTGCTGATACAGGCTGACTGGCTGCCCGACGGCACGGTATGGGACAGCTCGGGCTGGCTGCCCGAAGACGGCGTTGCCGGGCAGTTGCTCTACGCGCTGCTGGGCTACGAGGCCACGCCGGCGCCCGCCCAGCTGACGATCTACGGCGCCGGTCTGGCACTGATGGCGGCGGTGCTGTACTGGCAGTGGCGCCGACAGGAGCGCGCGCGATGA